Proteins found in one Bremerella volcania genomic segment:
- a CDS encoding ZIP family metal transporter has protein sequence MLLLAIYCLLIIAASLLGGWLPVVIRLTHTRMQMMMSAVGGLMLGVGILHMLPHGIAECNSMDWAMGSLLVGLITTFFLMRLFHFHEHAPIENEYPGTAAGDHKHGGHLHCDHDHDHSGHTHNHSQDAADSRMRWLGVFMGLSLHTLLDGIALAAGVSAAAHHDNSGFMGLLGLGVFLGIFLHKPLDALSITFIMRQSKWPVSTINVVNLGYAIMCPLGVVLFFAGYNGFDASKQFVVGMALCFSAGVFLCISLADILPEVQFHSHDKVKLSLVMLLGIGFAYLIGFAEPGGLHDHNKPPQDQSAEVSQP, from the coding sequence ATGCTGCTGCTGGCAATCTATTGCCTCCTGATCATCGCTGCTTCCCTGCTGGGAGGTTGGCTGCCAGTGGTCATTCGTCTGACGCACACCCGCATGCAGATGATGATGAGCGCCGTGGGTGGTCTGATGTTGGGGGTCGGGATTTTGCATATGCTCCCGCATGGGATTGCCGAATGCAACTCGATGGATTGGGCGATGGGCAGCCTGCTGGTGGGCCTGATCACGACTTTCTTCCTGATGCGGCTGTTTCATTTCCATGAACATGCCCCGATCGAAAATGAATACCCAGGCACCGCGGCCGGCGATCACAAGCACGGTGGACACCTTCACTGCGATCACGACCATGATCACTCAGGCCACACGCACAATCACTCGCAGGACGCCGCGGACTCGCGGATGCGCTGGCTAGGGGTCTTCATGGGGTTGTCGCTGCATACGCTGTTGGATGGCATTGCCTTGGCCGCTGGCGTTTCGGCTGCAGCACATCACGACAATTCGGGTTTCATGGGACTGTTGGGATTAGGGGTCTTTCTGGGGATCTTCCTGCACAAGCCGCTCGATGCGTTGTCGATCACGTTCATCATGCGGCAAAGCAAGTGGCCTGTGAGCACCATCAATGTGGTGAATCTCGGTTACGCGATTATGTGCCCTTTGGGGGTTGTGCTGTTCTTCGCTGGTTACAACGGGTTCGATGCCTCCAAGCAGTTTGTGGTCGGCATGGCCCTCTGTTTTTCGGCCGGGGTCTTTCTGTGCATCTCGCTGGCCGACATTCTGCCGGAAGTGCAGTTCCACTCGCACGACAAGGTCAAGCTTTCGCTGGTCATGCTGCTGGGGATCGGTTTCGCTTACCTGATTGGTTTCGCCGAACCAGGCGGCCTGCACGACCACAACAAACCGCCGCAGGATCAATCAGCGGAAGTGTCCCAGCCGTAA
- a CDS encoding magnesium transporter CorA family protein: protein MSTASPLPMNWEVPQIFHERLGDGPGRQRVMQADGHILIVTHRPPRHGERVRGGRYFWRNPAGVLQSSDLGQGPSSMIKHLEEYNGAIARLEKAENDSQSSEEYFRVISELGPLLRATRNLHSTLQSAREASGNDRTMINFRDRSYDLERSAELLYNEAKNELDFLIAQRTEQQAASSHRMAVSAHRLNILAALFFPMVTLATIFGSSLQHGWETASAPIPFFTMLIVGFVLGLLLNWFINVPIEPKPRKRHGADARIPRSP, encoded by the coding sequence CGATGGTCCAGGTCGCCAACGTGTCATGCAAGCGGATGGACACATTCTGATTGTGACCCATCGACCGCCGCGCCATGGCGAGCGCGTCCGCGGTGGCCGCTACTTCTGGCGTAACCCGGCCGGCGTACTACAAAGCAGTGACCTTGGCCAGGGACCGTCGTCGATGATTAAGCACTTGGAAGAGTACAACGGGGCGATTGCCAGGCTTGAAAAAGCGGAGAACGACTCCCAGTCGAGCGAAGAGTACTTTCGCGTGATCAGCGAACTCGGTCCGCTGCTACGAGCGACGCGAAATCTGCACAGCACGCTACAGTCGGCCCGCGAGGCTTCTGGCAACGATCGGACGATGATCAATTTTCGCGACCGCAGCTACGACTTGGAACGCTCGGCCGAACTGCTTTACAACGAAGCGAAGAACGAACTCGATTTCCTGATCGCCCAGCGCACCGAACAACAAGCGGCCAGCAGCCACCGCATGGCGGTCTCGGCCCATCGGTTGAACATCCTGGCGGCGCTCTTCTTCCCAATGGTCACGCTGGCCACGATCTTCGGTTCGTCCCTCCAGCATGGCTGGGAGACGGCGAGCGCCCCGATACCATTTTTCACGATGCTGATCGTGGGCTTCGTGCTGGGACTGCTGCTCAACTGGTTCATCAACGTCCCGATCGAACCCAAGCCGAGAAAACGCCACGGCGCCGATGCCCGGATTCCCCGCTCGCCGTAA